TTCCCAGGTTTCAAAGAAATAGCAGATGAGTATTCTAACACTAAATCAGCAAACATTGCAAACGCTTATTTAGGAGGTTTATATTTGCGTCAAAAGAACTTCAAAGAAGCGATCAAATACTTAGAGCAGTATTCTGAAACAGGAAGTGAAATTCTTGACCCATTGATTATTGGTCTTTTAGGAGATGCATATTCAGAAGAGAAAATCTACGATAAGGCAGCAACTATCTACAAGAAAGCTGCAGATAAGAGCAAAAACGGCTATACTACTCCATTATTCCTTAAGAAATTAGGATTGGTTTATGAGGAGTTGAACGACTTCAAGAACGCTGAGGCAGCATACCAAAGAATCAGGGAAGAATATCCTGAGAGCGTTGAATCTACTTCAATCGAAAGTTTTATTGCTCGCGTTCAAGCAAAACAACAGTAGTTTTCTTGATACCAATAGTTCAAAGCTAATCAACAAAAATATTTTAATTAACTTTGAGGGCTACCCTTTGGTAGCCCTTTTTATTTAATGTTATAGTATGTCAAGTACCTTAAAAAACCTTTCAGACTTTTCACATCTTCAGGTGGGGAATGCTGAGAATTTAAAGTTTGCGATTGTAGTTTCTCAATGGAATGCACAGATTACTGGCGCCCTCTTGAACGGTGCGTATAAAGGATTGTTGGATCACGGAGCTAAAGAAGAAAACATTGAACTTATTGAGGTTCCCGGCAGTTATGAGCTGATCTCAGGAAGTGATATTGCTTTACGCAATGCTGAATTGGATGCTGTTATTACTTTAGGATGTGTAATTCAAGGTGAAACCCGCCATTTTGACTTTATCTGTGATGCTGTAGCAAATGGAATCGCAAATGTGGGGATAAAATATAATAAACCTGTAATTTTTGGGGTATTAACTACCGACAATGAACAACAGGCATTGGATAGAGCTGGAGGAAAACACGGAAACAAAGGAGAAGAGGCTGCCATTACGGCAATCCAAATGGCTTTAATACATAAAAATCATTAGTGGTATTGTTTTTGATAACTAGGAGGTTATGAAACATTTTGCACATACGGACAACGCAACTCAATCATTCCCAATTTGATTTTGGGGTTGCAAGATATTGCACGTAGTGTCACCCTCTCATATATCATAAAAATCAGTATTATGAAACAAGGAAAGAATATAGTTTACTATATCTATTTTAATATTTGCTGTCTTAGCATTTTCACCAACCTTGATGTTGGCACAATCTAACAGCATTATTGACAAAATTTGGACCGGCGTAGGCGGTAAGAACAAATGGGAAAGCACAAAATACCTTATGTTCACCGTTTCAGGGAACAGCAAGTATCCTTCTATCAGCGGTAGCAGAAAGTTCTTATTGGACAAACAAACAGGGAATGTTCGTTTTGAAGGAACATTGAACAATGAAAATGTAGTCGCCTTATTGAATGTACAGAACCAAAAATTAAATCATGTATTTGATGAGAATGGTGCTGAAGTGTCATTACAAGAATATAAGGAAGTATTGCCAGATCTAATTGGTCAATACAATATAGACTTGAAAGTATTGTCTTTGCCTATTAGCATTATGGCATCCAATATTAGTTCACAATCCAGCAACAAGATCATCAATGCGGAGAAACTACAGAAACTTGATTTCTCAAACTTCTTGGGTAACTCTGGGAGTTTCTATGTAAGTGAAGAATCTGGCTTGGTGAAAAGATTGGATTTGGACAACAA
The Sphingobacterium daejeonense genome window above contains:
- a CDS encoding tetratricopeptide repeat protein, with protein sequence MSQNNQSGSSAVKTGPKKSFFQENEKSIIFIVAGIIVLILLYFGYQKLYLAPRAEKAANQMYQAEYYATIDSLQNKAIEGDGSFPGFKEIADEYSNTKSANIANAYLGGLYLRQKNFKEAIKYLEQYSETGSEILDPLIIGLLGDAYSEEKIYDKAATIYKKAADKSKNGYTTPLFLKKLGLVYEELNDFKNAEAAYQRIREEYPESVESTSIESFIARVQAKQQ
- the ribH gene encoding 6,7-dimethyl-8-ribityllumazine synthase, with translation MSSTLKNLSDFSHLQVGNAENLKFAIVVSQWNAQITGALLNGAYKGLLDHGAKEENIELIEVPGSYELISGSDIALRNAELDAVITLGCVIQGETRHFDFICDAVANGIANVGIKYNKPVIFGVLTTDNEQQALDRAGGKHGNKGEEAAITAIQMALIHKNH